A window of the Lactuca sativa cultivar Salinas chromosome 5, Lsat_Salinas_v11, whole genome shotgun sequence genome harbors these coding sequences:
- the LOC111878252 gene encoding uncharacterized protein LOC111878252, which translates to MDLSESGKTRKLDIQELEEIRNEAYGNEVLYKEKTKAFHENMITRKVFHKGQKLLLYHSHFKLIPGKLRSRWVGPFVVTNVFEHGAIEITCEKTGKIFKVNSHRLKPYYEGFQVKNEEVEEVMDPKYQD; encoded by the coding sequence ATGGATTTAAGTGAATCGGGAAAGACGAGGAAGCTGGACATACAAGAACTTGAGGAAATCCGTAATGAAGCGTATGGGAATGAGGTTCTTTATAAGGAAAAGaccaaagcatttcatgaaaATATGATTACACGCAAGGTATTTCACAAAGGTCAAAAGTTACTACTTTACCATTCACATTTTAAATTGATTCCTGGTAAATTAAGGTCCCGTTGGGTGGGACCATTTGTTGTCACTAATGTTTTTGAGCATGGTGCAATAGAAATCACATGCGAGAAAACCGGGAAGATTTTTAAGGTAAATAGTCACCGTTTGAAGCCTTATTATGAAGGATTTCAAGTCAAGAAtgaagaggtggaggaagtaatGGATCCAAAGTATCAAGATTGA